In Raphanus sativus cultivar WK10039 unplaced genomic scaffold, ASM80110v3 Scaffold0958, whole genome shotgun sequence, the genomic window GTCTTTTGAACAGATCTTCAAGAACATCGTTACTAACTCCACTGTACCTCTGGACAGGTTTCTTCGGGTAACCGCGAGAAACATTCACAACACGTTGAATCCGAGACGCTTCTCTTAAACCGCTTAAGTAAGCGCCGTGCATTGTAGCTGGATGTTGCCTTGTCGTGGCCTCACCAGCGAAGAATAGTCTGTTATTTACACTTTCTGCTAGAATGTCGTAGTCCACGCCAGATGAACCAACCCTTACATGTGAATATGAACCGTACGAGAAAGGATCAGTTCCCCATCTAGTGCAAATCGTCTGTATTGGGTCAGGCACAACAACACCTTTAGGACCATATATGCCTGCAGAGGTATCAGTCAAATGATATTGTTGGTTAGCAGCGAAAATTTGATGAcgttaattaaatttttacttACCTCTTAGTTTTTTCATAACACGGTGAAGTAAAACAGATGGTTCTGTGGACTCAAATCTCTGAGCAGCTTCTCCAGCAACTAAGGCAACTAAAGCAGGTCCACCAGAGACTGTATGGTACGCATAGAACAGAAAGAACTCTCCTCTCTCAATGCTACTTTCTCCGAGGCATCCAAACGTGTCCAAATCGTCACCCCAAAACACAGACGGGAAAAGCATGGCGACTTTGTTCAGAAGACCAAAACCCAACCTATCAATCGCTCCTTGCTTTCTCCTAGGCAACTCCGGCTCAAACTCAATACATCTCTTCTTCAACACCCCAAGCGGCACGGTGCAAAGAACCATATCCGCTTGGAATCTCTGACCACCAGAAACGACTTCAACACCTCCGTCTCCGTACCTGATAGCATCAACTCTCTTCCCATATAGAATAGGCAACCCTTCAGCCAACGCATTTATAAGCCTCCAGTTCCCACCTGCAAGAAAACAATGATCCCCACCCATCTCATACGGATCATCCTGATCCCAATAAGCAGCCGAAAGATCCGAAAGACACCCCGCGTTAGCGTACTCCAAATTCGCAAGGTGCCAGTCAAAAAGTCTCCTCTCCTCCTCACCCTTAGCCACACCGTACAACACCCTGAGAGTCTCCAACACTTCCCCCAACGAAACCTTATTACCATCCCCACCCATCATCTCCCTCACCTCAGCAACCTTATCCAGCAGCTTATTAAACCCGAACTCAACGTTCGAGTCAACCACCTTATCAACAACCTCCCCCTCAGAGTTATACAGAGGACAACGGTCCCTCACCTTATGAAGAGGAATCAAAAGCTGCCTCGCGAGAACCCCTAGCGGGTTCGCGTGCAGGCCGGTGATCACACTCCCGCCGAGCTCAACGGCCGCAAACCAATCCTTCCATCCCATCCTCTGAGTGTAAACCCTCCCGCCAGGGCGGCTCCTCCCTTCCAAGACAACAACTCTAAACCCGAAAGACAAAAGCTGCCTCGCGGCAGCCAAACCCGCGAGTCCAGCTCCAACAACAACCACCACCAATCCTTCACTCCTATCTTCTTCAGGAACGTATCCGTTAAACAACGGAGACACCCCAAAGTTAATGTAACCGTTAAACAGTAAAAAATCATAAGCAGCCGAGATCAAATGCTCACAGTCACTACTAACAGACTCTCTAATCTGATCTTTGAGAAGATAAACCCTAACGTTGCTCCTCCACCTGGCGACTATATGGTTCCTAACGACGATGTAATCGTTCTGCTCTTTCCCGCCAACCTCCCTCACCACCCCCGCGCGAATCTCCTCCTCGAGGAGCTCGTCGATCGGGAAGCCGACGGATAGGGCGATCAGAGCCTCCGTCTCGGTCTCTTTCTCCAGCTGCTGCTTCGTcttgaacttcttcttcttcttggaggTCTCGATCGGCTCGTCCATCGCGTTCTCGTCGTAGTTCTTTCTGATTGCTTTTCTTCTTAGTGTTCTCCTCGGAGCCGATCCTTCCGACGACGGATTGTCCATTTTTTTTTCCGGTGGTGAATCTCGCGGAACGGAAAGGGGGATCGGTTTCTCTCCGATGCTCCGTCGCGATTTCTCGAACCCCGCGTCGGCGTGATTGCAAGAGAAAAAGAGTTGTG contains:
- the LOC130503452 gene encoding lysine-specific histone demethylase 1 homolog 2-like, producing the protein MDNPSSEGSAPRRTLRRKAIRKNYDENAMDEPIETSKKKKKFKTKQQLEKETETEALIALSVGFPIDELLEEEIRAGVVREVGGKEQNDYIVVRNHIVARWRSNVRVYLLKDQIRESVSSDCEHLISAAYDFLLFNGYINFGVSPLFNGYVPEEDRSEGLVVVVVGAGLAGLAAARQLLSFGFRVVVLEGRSRPGGRVYTQRMGWKDWFAAVELGGSVITGLHANPLGVLARQLLIPLHKVRDRCPLYNSEGEVVDKVVDSNVEFGFNKLLDKVAEVREMMGGDGNKVSLGEVLETLRVLYGVAKGEEERRLFDWHLANLEYANAGCLSDLSAAYWDQDDPYEMGGDHCFLAGGNWRLINALAEGLPILYGKRVDAIRYGDGGVEVVSGGQRFQADMVLCTVPLGVLKKRCIEFEPELPRRKQGAIDRLGFGLLNKVAMLFPSVFWGDDLDTFGCLGESSIERGEFFLFYAYHTVSGGPALVALVAGEAAQRFESTEPSVLLHRVMKKLRGIYGPKGVVVPDPIQTICTRWGTDPFSYGSYSHVRVGSSGVDYDILAESVNNRLFFAGEATTRQHPATMHGAYLSGLREASRIQRVVNVSRGYPKKPVQRYSGVSNDVLEDLFKRPDIASGRLSFVFNPSTDDPKSLGLVRVCFDSFEDDPTNRLQLYSIVSWEQAQKLQELGESSDESKLTYMVNTLGLKLMGANSVLDTCGALISVIANARKGRSRTRVVARQ